GCGCATTTATTTCCCTTCCACCAATTGCTTGATAGCAACTAAAATCGAGTTCCAACCTTCGCCTTTGTTATAGGTATCGATGTATCTTTTTTCGCCTTCAGCTGCGTTTTCGAAACCGTCTTGTAGCACCATTAAATGAGTTACTCCGCCCTTCTCCGACAAATCATACGTAACGTTCAAATAATTTTCAGGCACATCAGGATAAGACGCATTGGGGTCTATCACCGAGTATTTTAACTGACGATTGGTTTGAATGTGCAACACAATTCCTTTTACGAATACCACTTCTTTGCCTTCTACCTTGGCGCGCCAAATTAAAGGATTACCCACTTTCCAGTCGGATACCGCTTCGCAACCAAACATATACATTTTTGTTTTTTGTGGATTCACCAACGCATCCCATACTTTAGCCAATGGTGCATTGATTTTAATATCGCTTTTTACGATTAATTGATGACTCATATTCAGGAAATTATTAGGCGTTAAATTGTTGTAAGTGATGATCGAGATGTTTGTACATGCCTTTACTCCATTCTTCGGACGTTGCTTTTCCAAAAAAGGAATGCGGCTGTGTAGTACATTTTGCTGCACCACCTTCGGAGAATTGTGTTACAAGTGATTTCAACTTGCTTTTTTCTTTTTCAAAATCACGTTTGTCAGTAATTATAAACTCTTTACCTGTCGGACTGTTTTTACCATACGATTTATCATTATACATCATTGGTTTTACGAAAGGTGCAAGCACTCTGCCGATAAAAATACGTGGAATAACCAATTGTCCAGTTGCTGTTTCCATACTAACAGAACAATGTGCCAGCATTTGTGCTACATTCATCTTCCCCCATTGGCGTTGTGAAGCAGGATTTAATTTATCTATCCGTTGTTGTATTTCTTGCGCGGTTGCTTTATCAAATAAGTTTTTCATTTGTGCTGAATGTTATGATGTTTGTTGTCAAATGTAGCTGAAATAAATTCACCTCAACAAGAAACCACACCAAAACGCGGTGTGGTTTCCTGAAAATTAAACGGAATTTACTCTTTAGCAATCTTAATGCTTCTGCCTTTTGGCGAAAAGGAATTGGTAACTACCTTAAAGCCGTACTGACTCAGTTGTTCCTCTTTGCCGCGATAATGAGCGAGCAAAACATCTCGCATTTTGGAAACTAAATACGTGAGGGTGTTCGGACTACTGGCTGTTTGCCCCTTCTCGATACCTAAAGCGATGCGCGCTGCTTGCATATCCTTTTCGCTTTCTTCGCGTAAATGTATGCTGCGAATGCGGTTGGTTTCGGCTTCGGTAGCAAGCGATTGTAAATCTGCCAAATCGGATTGGGCAATCGGACTTACTTCCTCATTTGTTGCGCTCTTTTCCATGATGCGTTGAGCGAGACGCAATAACTCTTCCGGCCTGTTGTGCGGAAGGGTTACACTTACGGTTCTTTTCGACATTTTCTTTTGTTTTTAGGGTTAAACTTGTTTAAAAACGTCAAGTACTAACTCATTATTGTTTAGTATGTGTTAAAATTTACTAAAAAAGAACTAATAAACAGATAGTATCAGTTCATTCTTGCCAAGTATCAACTCATCCTGAGAAAGAATAAGCTGTTAGTGTCTTACTAAGAGCTGTTAGTGTCTACTTAAGAACTGTTAGTGTGTTACTAAGAGCTGTTAGTGCCTTACTAAGAACTGTTAGTACCTACCTAAGAACTGTAAGTAACACACTAAGAACTGTTAGTGCCTTACTAAGAGCTCTAAGTGTCTACCTAAGAACTGTAAGTTACACACTAAGAACTCTAAGTATCCTGCTAAAACTTCATTCTTTGATGTACTGAGAAAGAACTCTTTTAGAACCGTTACTAAACGGATAGGTCTCAGTAACAAAATACAATAACAAAACAGAATGCTTTTAAAACGAGCATACTGACGCGCTATTTTCACTTTAATTATTATCTTTGCTCGATAACATTTTTCAACATGGAAACAAAACAGACTTCTATTCTCGCTCCTGCGCTTATCGCTGGTGTTATTGCCGCTGCTGCGTGCATTATTTATTCGTTAATTTTGAACGCTGCCATTAAAGGCTTGCCGCCAAAGGGAACGCAATACGTCAGTTATTTACTGTTAATACTGGTTATTTTTTTCGCTACAAAGCAATTTAGAGAAAAGAAAGCGGAAGGATTTATTTCGTACGGTAAAGCGCTTGGCTTTGGAACACTTATCAGCGGAGTTACGGCTGTTTTGTATGCGCCCTACATGTATATTTACATGACCTTTATTAACCCAAATCTGATTAATCAGATTATGGAACAAGCTCAAATAAAGATGGCAAATACCCCAAATATGACACCTGAAGCTATGGACATGGCGATGAAAAGTATAAAAATATTTACCAGTCCTAGTGTTATGGCGATTATAACCATCGTGGGATTTCTTTTTATCGGCTTTATTATTTCCTTGATTACTGCTGCTATTCTTCAAAAAGACAAACCTGTTTTTGAAACTCCCGATACACAAGCTTGATATGAATATTTCCATTGTTGTTCCTTTGTATAATGAGGAAGAATCCTTGACCGAATTGTGTGATTGGATAGCACGCGTGATGCAAAAAAACAATTTTTCGTACGAAGTTTTGTTGATTGACGATGGGAGCAAAGATAAATCTTGGGAAAAGATAATTGACATTTCGGCTGCTAATCCGAATATCAAAGGAATTAAAATGCGCCGAAATTATGGCAAATCTGCCGCGCTTCATGTTGGTTTTGAAGCTTGTTTAGGCGATGTAGTTATTACGATGGATGCCGATTTGCAAGATAGCCCGGATGAAATTCCTGAATTATACGAGTTGATTTTCAATCAAAAAAACGACATTGTTTCAGGCTGGAAAAAGAAACGGTATGATCCGATTACCAAAACCATTCCCACTAAATTATTCAATTGGGCAACGCGCAAAATGTCGGGTATTTATTTACACGATTTTAATTGCGGCTTAAAAGCGTATCGTCAAGAAGTGGTTAAAAACATTGAAGTTTACGGAGAAATGCATCGCTACATTCCGGTGATTGCAAAATGGGCGGGTTTCACAAAAATTGTTGAAAAAGAAGTACAACATCAAGAACGAAAATACGGCGTTACGAAGTTTGGTTTGGAACGCTTTGTAAACGGTTTCTTAGATTTACTTTCCATCACATTTGTAACTAAATTCGGAAAAAAACCAATGCACCTTTTCGGATTATTGGGTAGCATTTTATTTATGATAGGTATTGCAATTGCCGCCTATCTCGCGTATGCGAAATACGTTTGGTTGGATTACCGCATGACCGACAGACCTTTATTTTATTTCGGGTTACTTGCCATGATTATTGGTACGCAGCTTTTTGTGGCGGGCTTTTTAGGCGAATTAATTTCCAGAAATTCTCCGGAAAGAAACGATTATCAAATTCATAAAAAAACAGGTTTTTAATTGTAGAAAAAGATGAAGTTGAACGAAGTAAAATTTGATTGCATTCATTTTAGAGGCGATATTCCTTGCGCTCCAAATAAAAAAAGAGGACAGGTTTGTCCAACGTGTACAGAATACAAAGCGATTAAAACAAAAATTCTAATTATTAAATTAGGTGCGCTCGGCGATGTTATCCGTTCTACACCGCTTATAACACGTTTCCGAAAAAAATATCCGAATGCACACATTACTTGGATAACACATTCTCCGGCTATTTTACCTGCGGATAAAATTGATAAAATTTACAAATTTGATTTCAATGCAGTATATCATATCACGCATCAACAGTACGATGTTGCAATTAATTTAGATAAAGAAATTGAAGCTTGTGCACTTTTATCGGATGTACAAGCGAAAGAGAAATTTGGCTTTATCTGGAAAAACAATCACATCGACATTGCGAACGAAAAAGCGGAACACAAGCTAATGACCGGACTTTTCGACACACTTTCCATTCAGAATAAAAAGAATTATTTAGAAGAAATTTTTGAAATCTGCGGATTTGATTTTCAACAAGAACCGTATTTGCTCAATTACAACAAGGATTTGGCAGAAAAATGGACAGTGCTTCGCGAAAAAGCAGGAACTAAGATTATTGTCGGATTAAATACTGGTTGCGGAAAACGTTGGAGCACGCGCCTTTGGCCTTCTGATTATTGGTTGGAATTAATTGTTCGTTTGCAAAAAGCAAATTATTTTCCCGTGTTGTTGGGCGGAGAAGATGAGAATGAAATGAATAATTTGTATCGTGATAAAACAGGCGCGTATTATCCTGGCACTTTTTCGTTGGAAGAATTTATTGCGCTCACCTCTAATTGTGATATCATTGTTACTGCTGTTTCGATGATGATGCACATTGCAATTGGTTTGAAAAAGCCGATGCTTTTATTCAATAATATTTTCAATAAACACGAATTTGAATTGTACGGAAAAGGAATTATTGTGGAACCTCATACAGGTTGCGATTGTTATTACGGAAATACATGTATTCGCAGCAAAAATTGCATGCAAGATATTTCCGTAGAAAAAGTTTTTTCCACCATCGGCGAACTAAGCATTAAGCTGAAATGAACATCGCTTACCTTTCCACTTTTTATCCGTACAGAGGCGGAATCGTTCAGTTTAATACAGCTT
This genomic stretch from Bacteroidia bacterium harbors:
- a CDS encoding glycosyltransferase family 9 protein, which produces MKLNEVKFDCIHFRGDIPCAPNKKRGQVCPTCTEYKAIKTKILIIKLGALGDVIRSTPLITRFRKKYPNAHITWITHSPAILPADKIDKIYKFDFNAVYHITHQQYDVAINLDKEIEACALLSDVQAKEKFGFIWKNNHIDIANEKAEHKLMTGLFDTLSIQNKKNYLEEIFEICGFDFQQEPYLLNYNKDLAEKWTVLREKAGTKIIVGLNTGCGKRWSTRLWPSDYWLELIVRLQKANYFPVLLGGEDENEMNNLYRDKTGAYYPGTFSLEEFIALTSNCDIIVTAVSMMMHIAIGLKKPMLLFNNIFNKHEFELYGKGIIVEPHTGCDCYYGNTCIRSKNCMQDISVEKVFSTIGELSIKLK
- a CDS encoding DUF4199 domain-containing protein; translated protein: METKQTSILAPALIAGVIAAAACIIYSLILNAAIKGLPPKGTQYVSYLLLILVIFFATKQFREKKAEGFISYGKALGFGTLISGVTAVLYAPYMYIYMTFINPNLINQIMEQAQIKMANTPNMTPEAMDMAMKSIKIFTSPSVMAIITIVGFLFIGFIISLITAAILQKDKPVFETPDTQA
- a CDS encoding glycosyltransferase family 2 protein, with the translated sequence MNISIVVPLYNEEESLTELCDWIARVMQKNNFSYEVLLIDDGSKDKSWEKIIDISAANPNIKGIKMRRNYGKSAALHVGFEACLGDVVITMDADLQDSPDEIPELYELIFNQKNDIVSGWKKKRYDPITKTIPTKLFNWATRKMSGIYLHDFNCGLKAYRQEVVKNIEVYGEMHRYIPVIAKWAGFTKIVEKEVQHQERKYGVTKFGLERFVNGFLDLLSITFVTKFGKKPMHLFGLLGSILFMIGIAIAAYLAYAKYVWLDYRMTDRPLFYFGLLAMIIGTQLFVAGFLGELISRNSPERNDYQIHKKTGF
- a CDS encoding DUF1569 domain-containing protein, whose translation is MKNLFDKATAQEIQQRIDKLNPASQRQWGKMNVAQMLAHCSVSMETATGQLVIPRIFIGRVLAPFVKPMMYNDKSYGKNSPTGKEFIITDKRDFEKEKSKLKSLVTQFSEGGAAKCTTQPHSFFGKATSEEWSKGMYKHLDHHLQQFNA
- a CDS encoding SRPBCC domain-containing protein, coding for MSHQLIVKSDIKINAPLAKVWDALVNPQKTKMYMFGCEAVSDWKVGNPLIWRAKVEGKEVVFVKGIVLHIQTNRQLKYSVIDPNASYPDVPENYLNVTYDLSEKGGVTHLMVLQDGFENAAEGEKRYIDTYNKGEGWNSILVAIKQLVEGK